The genomic window TCCTCATGGATACCTGACGTCGACGCGCCGGCACCGGCCCAGAACGTTTAGCCGTTGAAGCGCGAGAGCGCCGTCTGTCCACTCACCGGAAGCGTCGTGACGATCGTCGTCCCCGATCCGACGCCAGCGCTGACCGCGTGAATGGTTCCGCCGTGCTGTTCGACGAGATGTCGGGTGATGGCCATTCCCAATCCAAGACCGCCGTGGCGTTGCGTCGCGGTGA from Acidobacteriota bacterium includes these protein-coding regions:
- a CDS encoding ATP-binding protein — its product is MTATQRHGGLGLGMAITRHLVEQHGGTIHAVSAGVGSGTTIVTTLPVSGQTALSRFNG